A region of Streptomyces sp. NBC_01264 DNA encodes the following proteins:
- a CDS encoding hydroxymethylglutaryl-CoA synthase: protein MPTNARDTRDARDRTDARGLAVGIHDLSFATGQLVLTHETLAAYNGTELGKYHVGIGQRSMSVPAADEDIVTMGAAAAAPILARHGADRIRTVVFATESSVDQAKAAGIHVHSLLSMPSATRVVELKQACYGGTAALQFAIGLVHRDPSQQVLVIASDVSKYELDQPGEATQGAAAVAMLISADPALVRIEEPSGVFTADIMDFWRPNYLTTALVDGKESVSAYLQAMDGAWKDYTEQGGRSFEEFEAFCYHQPFTKMAYKAHRALLESCGREVDEAEVIRAVGRTTTYNEEIGNSYTASVYLGLAALLDNADDLTGRAIGMLSYGSGSVAEFFAATPVPGYRSHLRSEQHREAIARRQDIGYADYRERHEEAFPVDGGDHPAPGETTGPYRLAGLFGHKRVYEPR, encoded by the coding sequence ATGCCCACGAACGCCAGGGACACCAGGGACGCCAGGGACCGTACGGACGCCAGGGGACTGGCGGTCGGGATCCACGACCTCTCCTTCGCCACGGGCCAGCTCGTGCTGACGCACGAGACGCTGGCCGCGTACAACGGCACCGAACTGGGCAAGTACCACGTCGGCATCGGCCAGCGCTCGATGAGCGTGCCCGCCGCCGACGAGGACATCGTGACGATGGGCGCCGCGGCCGCCGCCCCCATCCTCGCCCGGCACGGCGCCGACCGGATCCGTACGGTCGTCTTCGCCACGGAGTCCTCCGTCGACCAGGCGAAGGCGGCCGGCATCCACGTGCACTCCCTGCTGTCGATGCCCTCCGCCACCCGCGTCGTCGAGCTCAAGCAGGCCTGCTACGGCGGGACCGCCGCCCTGCAGTTCGCCATCGGCCTCGTCCACCGCGACCCCTCGCAGCAGGTCCTCGTGATCGCGAGCGACGTCTCGAAGTACGAGCTGGACCAGCCGGGCGAGGCCACCCAGGGGGCCGCGGCGGTGGCCATGCTGATCAGCGCGGATCCCGCTCTGGTGCGCATCGAGGAACCGTCCGGGGTGTTCACCGCAGACATCATGGACTTCTGGCGGCCGAACTACCTCACCACCGCCCTGGTCGACGGGAAGGAGTCCGTCTCCGCGTACCTGCAGGCGATGGACGGTGCGTGGAAGGACTACACCGAGCAAGGCGGCCGTTCCTTCGAAGAGTTCGAGGCGTTCTGCTACCACCAGCCGTTCACGAAGATGGCCTACAAGGCCCACCGGGCCCTGCTGGAGAGCTGTGGGCGGGAAGTCGACGAGGCCGAGGTCATCCGTGCGGTCGGGCGGACGACGACCTACAACGAGGAGATCGGGAACAGCTACACCGCCTCCGTGTACCTCGGTCTGGCCGCGCTGCTCGACAACGCCGACGATCTGACCGGCCGGGCCATCGGCATGCTCAGCTACGGGTCCGGCAGCGTCGCCGAGTTCTTCGCCGCGACCCCCGTCCCGGGCTACCGGTCGCATCTGCGGTCCGAGCAGCACCGCGAGGCGATCGCCCGGCGCCAGGACATCGGTTACGCCGACTACCGCGAACGCCACGAGGAGGCCTTTCCGGTCGACGGCGGAGACCATCCCGCTCCGGGGGAAACCACCGGGCCGTACCGGCTGGCCGGGCTGTTCGGGCACAAGCGGGTGTACGAGCCGAGATAG
- a CDS encoding hydroxymethylglutaryl-CoA reductase, which yields MNDTNEVAGVPMKWVGPLRISGNVANVETEVPLATYESPLWPSVNRGAKVSRLVEQGIVATLIDERMTRSVLVTAKDAQTAYLAALEVDARFDELRAVVRTCGRFVELIGFRHEIVANLLFLRFEFSTGDASGHNMATLAADALLKHVLGAIPGIEYGSISANYCTDKKATAINGILGRGKNVVTELLVPREIVRDVLHTSASAIAELNVRKNLIGTLLAGGIRSANAHYANMLLGFYLATGQDAANIVEGSQGVTVAEDRDGDLYFSCTLPNLIVGTVGNGKGLGFVEENLARLGCREEREPGENARRLAVMVAATVLCGELSLMAAQTNPGELMRAHVALERTPSTTSTTTIGR from the coding sequence ATGAACGACACGAACGAGGTCGCAGGCGTTCCCATGAAATGGGTCGGCCCCCTGAGGATTTCGGGGAACGTGGCGAACGTCGAGACGGAGGTCCCGCTCGCCACGTACGAGTCGCCCCTGTGGCCCTCCGTCAACCGCGGGGCGAAGGTCTCCAGGCTGGTCGAGCAGGGCATCGTCGCCACCCTCATCGACGAGCGGATGACGCGCTCGGTGCTCGTCACGGCCAAGGACGCGCAGACCGCGTACCTGGCGGCGCTCGAGGTCGACGCCCGGTTCGACGAGCTGCGCGCCGTCGTCCGCACCTGCGGCCGCTTCGTGGAACTGATCGGCTTCCGCCACGAGATCGTGGCCAACCTGCTCTTCCTGCGGTTCGAGTTCAGCACCGGCGACGCCTCCGGGCACAACATGGCGACGCTGGCCGCGGACGCGCTCCTGAAGCACGTCCTCGGTGCCATTCCGGGGATCGAGTACGGCTCGATCTCCGCGAACTACTGCACCGACAAGAAGGCCACCGCCATCAACGGCATCCTGGGCCGCGGCAAGAACGTGGTCACCGAGCTGCTCGTACCGCGCGAGATCGTCCGCGACGTGCTGCACACCTCGGCCTCCGCGATAGCCGAGCTGAACGTGCGCAAGAACCTGATCGGCACCCTGCTCGCCGGCGGGATCCGCTCGGCCAACGCCCACTACGCGAACATGCTGCTCGGGTTCTACCTGGCGACCGGTCAGGACGCGGCCAACATCGTCGAAGGCTCCCAGGGCGTGACCGTGGCCGAGGACCGGGACGGCGACCTGTACTTCTCCTGCACCCTGCCGAACCTGATCGTCGGAACGGTCGGCAACGGAAAGGGACTCGGCTTCGTCGAGGAGAACCTGGCGCGCCTGGGCTGCCGCGAGGAGCGCGAGCCCGGCGAGAACGCACGGCGGCTCGCGGTCATGGTGGCCGCGACGGTGCTGTGCGGGGAGCTCTCCCTCATGGCGGCGCAGACCAATCCGGGCGAACTCATGCGGGCTCACGTCGCACTGGAGCGCACGCCCTCGACGACATCGACCACGACGATCGGACGGTAG
- the fni gene encoding type 2 isopentenyl-diphosphate Delta-isomerase, translating into MIAERKDDHVRFAAEQQRHLGGYNQFDEVSFVHHALAGIDRSDASLVTRFGGMEWQVPLYINAMTGGSVRTGAINRDLAIAARETGVPIASGSMSAYFADEAVADTFGLLRRENPDGFVMANVNANASVDKARRAVDLLRADALQIHLNVIQETVMPEGDRSFSSWGPQIEKIVDGVGGGGGAGIPVIVKEVGFGLSRETVASLGDMGVRVADVAGRGGTDFARIENDRREHADYAYLGGWGQSAPACLLDSQNAAIPLLASGGVRGPLDVVRALALGAAAVGVSGGFLRTVLDGGPSALIRQITTWLDQVEALMTALGARTPSDLTRCDVLVHGDLRAFCADRGIDTRGLATRSRSQAHAHAHSHETAHATVGEIR; encoded by the coding sequence ATGATCGCTGAGCGCAAGGACGACCACGTGCGGTTCGCCGCCGAGCAACAACGCCACCTGGGCGGGTACAACCAGTTCGACGAGGTGTCCTTCGTCCACCATGCCCTGGCCGGCATCGACCGCTCGGACGCTTCGCTGGTCACGCGGTTCGGCGGCATGGAATGGCAGGTGCCGCTGTACATCAACGCGATGACCGGCGGCAGCGTGCGGACGGGCGCCATCAACCGGGATCTGGCGATCGCCGCCCGTGAGACCGGAGTGCCCATCGCGAGCGGCTCCATGAGCGCGTACTTCGCCGACGAGGCCGTCGCCGACACCTTCGGCCTGCTGCGCCGGGAGAACCCGGACGGGTTCGTGATGGCCAACGTCAACGCCAACGCCTCCGTGGACAAGGCGCGACGGGCCGTGGACCTGCTGCGGGCGGACGCCCTGCAGATCCACCTCAACGTCATCCAGGAAACGGTCATGCCGGAGGGCGACCGCTCGTTCTCCTCCTGGGGACCGCAGATCGAGAAGATCGTGGACGGCGTCGGAGGCGGAGGCGGAGCCGGCATACCGGTGATCGTGAAGGAAGTCGGCTTCGGCCTGAGCCGCGAAACCGTAGCGTCGCTGGGCGACATGGGCGTGCGGGTGGCCGACGTCGCAGGCCGCGGCGGTACGGACTTCGCGCGCATCGAGAACGACCGGCGCGAGCACGCCGACTACGCCTACCTGGGCGGCTGGGGCCAGTCCGCTCCCGCCTGCCTGCTGGACTCCCAGAACGCCGCCATCCCGCTGCTGGCGTCCGGCGGCGTCCGGGGCCCTCTCGACGTGGTGCGCGCACTGGCGCTGGGCGCCGCCGCCGTAGGCGTCTCCGGCGGGTTCCTCCGGACCGTTCTCGACGGTGGCCCGTCCGCCCTGATCAGGCAGATCACCACCTGGCTCGATCAGGTGGAGGCCCTGATGACCGCACTGGGCGCGCGCACCCCGTCCGATCTGACCCGGTGCGACGTGCTCGTCCACGGTGACCTGCGCGCCTTCTGCGCCGACCGGGGGATCGACACCCGCGGGCTGGCCACCCGGTCCCGCTCACAGGCACACGCACACGCCCACTCCCACGAGACCGCTCACGCAACGGTAGGAGAGATCCGATGA
- a CDS encoding phosphomevalonate kinase, translating into MTGTGTVSLRAPGKLFVVGEYAVVQPGHPAILAAVDREVRVTVSAAHGGGVGGVGGAGSVGGAGGVVDVVIESDLSPGRARLRRGDGGLVALGADDAQRVREGLTHVVAAIDVVDGLLAEQGLSARPVHVSVSSRLHHEGTKLGLGSSGAVTVASVSAIAAYHGLELSHDARFRLAMLATARLDPRSSGGDLAASVWGGWIEYHAPDRAAVLDLVERRGIEESLRAPWPGLRVRRLPPPRDLAVEVGWTGRPASTASLVGSLGRHAWQGSASQRSFVERSDACVRASVGALERGDGPALLREVRGARRMLAKLDEEVRLGIYTTTLTALSDAAEAVGGAGKPSGAGGGDCGIALLDATAHEQIAQLRKGWAAAGVLPVPIRLQSTKGSAA; encoded by the coding sequence GTGACCGGTACGGGAACCGTGAGCCTGCGCGCGCCGGGCAAGCTCTTCGTCGTCGGCGAGTACGCGGTGGTGCAGCCGGGCCACCCGGCGATCCTGGCAGCGGTCGACCGGGAGGTCCGCGTCACCGTGTCGGCGGCCCACGGCGGCGGTGTCGGTGGTGTGGGCGGTGCCGGCAGTGTGGGCGGTGCCGGCGGTGTCGTGGACGTGGTGATCGAGTCCGACCTTTCCCCGGGAAGGGCGCGACTGCGGCGCGGTGACGGCGGGCTCGTCGCGCTCGGCGCGGACGACGCACAACGGGTGCGGGAGGGCCTCACCCATGTGGTGGCGGCGATCGACGTGGTCGACGGGCTCCTCGCCGAGCAGGGCCTGTCCGCACGCCCCGTCCACGTCTCGGTCAGCAGTCGCCTGCACCACGAGGGAACCAAGCTCGGCCTGGGATCGAGCGGCGCGGTGACGGTCGCCTCGGTGTCCGCCATAGCGGCGTACCACGGTCTGGAGCTGTCGCACGACGCGCGGTTCCGGCTCGCGATGCTCGCGACGGCACGGCTCGACCCCCGTTCCTCCGGCGGTGATCTCGCCGCGAGCGTCTGGGGCGGGTGGATCGAGTACCACGCCCCCGATCGGGCCGCCGTGCTCGACCTGGTGGAGCGGCGGGGCATCGAGGAGTCGCTCCGCGCACCGTGGCCGGGCCTCCGGGTGCGGCGGCTGCCGCCGCCCCGCGACCTGGCGGTGGAGGTGGGCTGGACCGGCCGGCCGGCCAGTACCGCTTCCCTGGTCGGGAGCCTGGGACGGCACGCCTGGCAGGGCAGCGCCTCCCAGCGGAGCTTCGTGGAGCGCAGCGACGCGTGCGTGCGCGCCTCGGTCGGCGCACTCGAACGGGGCGACGGCCCCGCGTTGCTCCGGGAGGTCCGGGGCGCCCGCCGGATGCTCGCCAAACTGGACGAAGAGGTCCGGCTCGGGATCTACACCACCACATTGACCGCGCTGTCCGATGCCGCCGAGGCCGTCGGCGGTGCGGGGAAGCCGTCGGGTGCCGGGGGCGGCGACTGCGGCATCGCGCTGCTGGACGCCACGGCGCACGAGCAGATCGCGCAGCTGCGTAAGGGATGGGCCGCCGCAGGGGTGCTCCCCGTGCCGATCCGTCTCCAGTCGACGAAAGGGAGCGCAGCATGA
- the mvaD gene encoding diphosphomevalonate decarboxylase yields the protein MTIDHEMVPTGLTGLTGSTDSGHGATAVAHPNIALIKYWGKRDERLIIPYVDSLSMTLDVFPTHTTVRLDPEARTDDVVLDGRPAEGEPRRRVVLFLDLVREWAGRDERAAVDTRNAVPTGAGLASSASGFAALAVAASAAYGLDLDPTALSRLARRGSASASRSIFGGFAVCHAGRGVGEAADLSSFAEPVPLPDFDPALVVALVNAGPKAVSSRAAMRRTVETSPLYRAWATSSKGDLTDVHAALRRGDLEAVGEIAERNALGMHATMLAARPAVRYMSPATVAVLDGVLQLRKDGVAAYATMDAGPNVKVLCHPEAAPRVAETLLAAAPGCSVLTARRGPGARLRSADEQ from the coding sequence ATGACGATTGACCACGAAATGGTACCAACCGGACTGACTGGACTGACCGGATCGACTGATTCCGGCCATGGGGCCACCGCCGTCGCCCATCCGAACATCGCTCTGATCAAGTACTGGGGCAAGCGCGACGAGCGGCTGATCATCCCGTACGTCGACAGCCTGTCGATGACCCTGGACGTGTTCCCGACGCACACCACCGTCCGGCTCGACCCCGAGGCGCGGACCGACGACGTCGTCCTCGACGGCAGGCCCGCGGAGGGTGAGCCGCGCCGGCGCGTCGTCCTCTTCCTGGACCTGGTACGGGAATGGGCCGGGCGGGACGAACGCGCCGCAGTCGACACCCGCAACGCCGTACCCACCGGCGCGGGACTGGCGTCATCGGCGAGCGGGTTCGCCGCCTTGGCCGTCGCCGCCAGCGCCGCGTACGGGCTGGATCTCGATCCCACCGCCCTCTCCCGCCTCGCCCGGCGCGGGTCCGCGTCGGCCTCCCGGTCGATATTCGGCGGCTTCGCGGTGTGCCACGCGGGCCGGGGCGTCGGCGAGGCCGCGGACCTCAGCTCCTTCGCCGAACCGGTACCCCTCCCGGACTTCGATCCCGCCCTGGTGGTCGCACTGGTCAACGCCGGCCCCAAGGCCGTGTCCAGCCGGGCGGCCATGCGGCGGACCGTCGAGACCTCGCCGCTCTACCGGGCCTGGGCGACGTCGAGCAAGGGAGACCTGACCGACGTGCACGCGGCGCTGCGCCGCGGGGACCTCGAAGCGGTGGGGGAGATCGCGGAGCGCAACGCCCTCGGCATGCACGCGACCATGCTGGCCGCGAGGCCGGCCGTGCGCTACATGTCCCCGGCCACGGTGGCCGTACTCGACGGCGTCCTGCAGCTCCGCAAGGACGGCGTGGCGGCCTACGCGACCATGGACGCCGGACCGAACGTCAAGGTGCTCTGCCACCCCGAGGCGGCGCCCCGGGTCGCCGAGACGCTGCTCGCCGCCGCGCCCGGCTGCTCGGTGCTCACCGCCCGGCGCGGTCCGGGAGCCCGGCTGCGGTCGGCGGACGAGCAGTGA
- the mvk gene encoding mevalonate kinase encodes MTLTNARISPGRAVSTGGPDLGGGRIGWGRAHAKAILLGEHAVVYGAPALAIPVPQLAVTATARRLRCSDEGADRVSFALADPGTGAVTPLAADDLRCLLPNFKAMTGIGGHLCVDVVIDCSIPQGRGLGSSAACARAAVLALADLFDRRLDAREVFDLVQASEKVAHGRSSGIDALATGATSPLLFRSGTARELPVPMPGHDPERADGHAGGGGSYAFDGLFVLADSGVSGSTKEAVELLWRKFERSARTQADFILEASRLTRAAARDLAHGRTADFGARMTENHKLLHELGLSADRIERLVDAALAAGGLGAKISGGGLGGCVIALAAEPRQAEATVRSLHEAGAVRTWVVPMGRFAHHDD; translated from the coding sequence ATGACGCTGACGAATGCGCGGATCTCTCCCGGCCGTGCGGTGTCCACGGGCGGTCCGGACCTCGGCGGTGGCCGGATCGGCTGGGGTCGGGCCCACGCGAAGGCCATCCTGCTCGGTGAGCACGCCGTCGTCTACGGCGCGCCCGCACTGGCGATTCCCGTACCGCAATTGGCGGTGACCGCGACCGCCAGGCGACTGCGGTGCTCCGACGAAGGCGCGGACAGGGTCTCCTTCGCGCTGGCGGATCCGGGGACGGGGGCGGTGACGCCGCTCGCCGCGGACGATCTGCGGTGCCTGCTGCCGAACTTCAAGGCGATGACGGGCATCGGCGGCCACCTGTGCGTGGACGTGGTCATCGACTGCTCGATCCCGCAGGGCCGCGGGCTCGGCTCCAGCGCGGCGTGCGCCCGGGCGGCCGTGCTGGCCCTGGCCGACCTCTTCGACCGCCGGCTCGACGCCCGCGAGGTGTTCGACCTCGTCCAGGCCTCGGAGAAGGTGGCGCACGGCAGGTCGAGCGGTATCGACGCGCTGGCCACCGGGGCGACCTCTCCCCTCCTCTTCCGTTCGGGCACGGCCCGGGAACTGCCCGTTCCCATGCCGGGTCACGACCCCGAGCGGGCCGACGGCCACGCCGGTGGAGGCGGGTCCTACGCCTTCGACGGGCTCTTCGTCCTCGCGGACAGCGGGGTCAGCGGCAGTACCAAGGAAGCGGTCGAGCTCCTGTGGCGGAAGTTCGAGCGCAGCGCGCGGACGCAGGCGGATTTCATCCTCGAGGCGTCGCGCCTGACCCGCGCCGCCGCACGTGATCTCGCGCACGGCCGCACGGCCGACTTCGGTGCGCGGATGACGGAAAACCACAAACTGCTGCACGAGTTGGGGCTCAGCGCGGACCGGATCGAGAGGCTGGTCGATGCCGCGCTCGCGGCCGGCGGCCTGGGCGCCAAGATCAGCGGCGGCGGCCTGGGCGGCTGCGTGATCGCGCTGGCCGCAGAGCCGCGCCAGGCGGAGGCGACCGTACGGAGCCTCCACGAAGCCGGCGCCGTCCGTACCTGGGTCGTCCCGATGGGAAGGTTTGCACACCATGACGATTGA